One segment of Heliomicrobium gestii DNA contains the following:
- a CDS encoding anti-phage-associated DUF3780 domain-containing protein gives MSKTTDFGAPTEFGMHHFYVEIPTSPRDAIRIYEDFGFDGDEARRETVECRLVLARELWNKIRDDARRDFNERLKSKKQSTGSWTIGKVKLDRFLGREICVLGWAAEHASPEECLVICQKWLALRPEERWWLYSKTASEAGLEDQSGRGWRKALYCALSDGSSIKVEPKKNPKIKEKPEQSEQQETLTLFNLIEKGDI, from the coding sequence ATGAGTAAAACTACAGATTTTGGCGCACCGACAGAATTCGGCATGCATCATTTTTATGTAGAAATTCCCACATCACCGCGGGATGCTATCCGTATTTATGAGGATTTTGGCTTCGACGGCGATGAAGCTCGTCGTGAGACTGTTGAATGCAGACTGGTTCTTGCGCGTGAGCTTTGGAACAAAATCAGGGATGATGCAAGACGAGACTTTAATGAGCGCCTAAAAAGCAAAAAGCAAAGTACCGGCAGTTGGACAATCGGAAAAGTCAAGTTAGACCGCTTTCTTGGGAGAGAGATTTGTGTTCTTGGCTGGGCAGCAGAACATGCCTCACCTGAGGAGTGCCTTGTAATCTGCCAAAAGTGGCTGGCATTGCGTCCTGAGGAACGCTGGTGGCTTTACAGCAAAACGGCCTCGGAGGCAGGGCTTGAAGATCAATCTGGACGAGGCTGGCGCAAAGCACTTTACTGCGCCTTGTCTGACGGTTCAAGTATTAAGGTGGAGCCTAAAAAAAATCCAAAGATAAAAGAGAAACCAGAGCAATCAGAGCAACAAGAGACACTGACTCTTTTTAATCTCATTGAAAAGGGAGACATCTAA